Proteins from one Sarcophilus harrisii chromosome 2, mSarHar1.11, whole genome shotgun sequence genomic window:
- the PAX9 gene encoding paired box protein Pax-9 encodes MCVCSRARVCSFAEPAFGEVNQLGGVFVNGRPLPNAIRLRIVELAQLGIRPCDISRQLRVSHGCVSKILARYNETGSILPGAIGGSKPRVTTPTVVKHIRTYKQRDPGIFAWEIRDRLLADGVCDKYNVPSVSSISRILRNKIGNLSQQSQYDSYKQHQPPPQPTLPYNHIYSYPSPITAAAAKVPTPPGVPGIPSNMAMPRTWPSSHSVTDILGIRSITDQVSDSSPFHSPKVEDWSSLGRNTFPTPTPHPVNGLEKGSLEQEAKYGQAPNGLPAVSSFVSASSMAPYPTPTQVPPYMTYSAAPSGYVAGHGWQHAGSTPLSPHNCDIPASLTFKGMQTAREGSHSVTASAL; translated from the exons atgtgtgtgtgttcgcGTGCGCGTGTATGTTCTTTTGCAGAGCCAGCCTTCGGGGAGGTCAACCAGCTGGGAGGGGTATTCGTGAACGGGAGGCCTCTACCCAACGCCATCAGACTCCGCATAGTGGAACTGGCTCAATTGGGCATCCGACCCTGTGACATCAGCCGACAGTTAAGAGTATCCCATGGTTGTGTCAGTAAGATACTGGCGCGCTACAATGAGACGGGCTCCATCTTACCTGGGGCGATTGGGGGGAGTAAACCTCGGGTCACTACCCCTACAGTTGTGAAACATATCCGGACCTACAAACAGAGGGATCCAGGAATCTTTGCGTGGGAGATTCGTGATCGTTTGCTAGCAGACGGTGTATGTGACAAGTACAACGTGCCTTCAGTCAGTTCCATCAGCCGAATCCTTCGCAACAAGATTGGGAATCTATCTCAGCAGAGCCAGTATGATTCTTATAAACAGCATCAGCCACCGCCTCAACCCACCTTGCCTTATAACCACATATACTCCTATCCGAGTCCAATTACTGCAGCTGCAGCCAAAGTACCGACTCCTCCTGGAGTGCCCGGAATTCCCAGCAATATGGCCATGCCTAGAACTTGGCCCTCTTCACACTCTGTCACAGATATCCTGGGAATCCGTTCCATCACGGACCAAG TGAGCGACAGTTCCCCTTTTCATAGTCCAAAGGTGGAAGACTGGAGCAGTTTGGGCCGCAACACCTTCCCTACCCCTACCCCACACCCAGTCAACGGTCTGGAGAAAGGTTCTTTGGAGCAGGAGGCCAAATATGGACAG GCACCAAATGGCCTCCCAGCCGTCAGCAGTTTTGTGTCAGCATCCAGCATGGCTCCTTATCCTACCCCAACCCAAGTGCCACCTTATATGACATACAGCGCTGCTCCTTCTGGTTATGTTGCTGGACATGGTTGGCAGCATGCTGGCAGCACTCCACTCTCCCCCCACAACTGTGATATCCCAGCATCGCTGACATTCAAAGGCATGCAGACAGCCAGAGAAGGTAGTCACTCCGTTACAGCTTCTGCTCTCTGA